From one Candidatus Acididesulfobacter guangdongensis genomic stretch:
- a CDS encoding ParB/RepB/Spo0J family partition protein: MAKFELKDPLSWLGGKAEENKTDKTEIETEKVKIIYSQPRENIGGREFDELMNSIKTHGLLEPIVVKEDGGGNYNLICGERRLAAFRQLGLKTIKANIRNDIKEEDIFIIQIIENLQRKELEPIELAKAYKKLLDKNKTIRDIASLVGKSKSHISDMISLLSVENDLQGKITKKNVRKAIEVSRIDEAKVKKEIIKDFDELHIKDIQNKKNSSLDNDNITYLINRFNEEHSSKMSVLFLKKMTSITDKKKKIILAGCYAQQKIKQNTNIKNKSRNKDKTGSNSII; encoded by the coding sequence ATGGCAAAATTTGAACTAAAAGATCCCTTGTCTTGGCTCGGAGGAAAAGCCGAAGAAAATAAAACCGATAAAACCGAAATAGAAACTGAAAAAGTCAAAATAATATATTCGCAGCCAAGAGAAAATATAGGCGGTAGAGAGTTTGACGAACTTATGAATTCTATTAAGACCCACGGATTATTAGAACCTATAGTAGTAAAAGAAGACGGTGGCGGCAACTATAATCTTATATGCGGCGAAAGAAGGCTTGCGGCGTTTAGACAGTTAGGCTTAAAAACTATCAAAGCCAATATAAGAAACGATATAAAGGAAGAAGATATTTTTATAATTCAGATTATAGAAAATCTGCAAAGAAAAGAATTAGAACCCATAGAGCTTGCAAAGGCATATAAAAAACTTTTAGACAAAAACAAAACTATAAGGGATATAGCAAGTCTTGTCGGTAAAAGCAAAAGTCATATAAGCGATATGATTTCCCTTTTAAGCGTAGAAAACGATTTGCAAGGCAAAATAACCAAAAAAAACGTAAGAAAGGCGATAGAAGTTTCGAGAATTGACGAAGCTAAAGTTAAAAAAGAGATAATAAAAGATTTTGATGAACTGCATATTAAAGATATTCAAAATAAGAAAAATTCTTCGTTGGATAATGATAATATCACCTATTTAATAAACCGGTTTAACGAAGAACATTCATCTAAAATGTCGGTTTTATTTTTAAAAAAAATGACCAGTATAACAGATAAAAAGAAAAAAATAATACTTGCGGGATGCTACGCCCAGCAAAAGATTAAACAAAATACAAATATAAAAAATAAAAGTAGAAATAAAGATAAGACTGGAAGTAATAGTATAATAAT
- a CDS encoding ParA family protein has translation MIISIVNQKGGVGKTTTAVNLSKSLTLPLASKKVLLVDLDPQANATLHLTERVEPEKSISAVLMEKALLKDVVINVDGIDLVPSNISLSGVELEIFMKIGREYILKDALKDVKDKYDYILIDCPPSLGLISLNALAASDRIIVPILLEKFAVDGLSDFLNTFDRVKSKINNNLEIMGYLAVGYNKRLSVSKQIYESVLKPQLGDKMFKTVIRTDTKLKEAQAMCKTVYTYKNNSKCAADYIDLAKEITGGKYGKI, from the coding sequence ATGATTATTTCTATCGTAAATCAGAAAGGCGGCGTAGGTAAAACTACGACGGCTGTTAATCTTTCAAAATCTTTAACCTTGCCTCTGGCTTCAAAAAAAGTACTGCTCGTAGATTTAGACCCTCAGGCAAACGCTACGCTTCATTTAACCGAAAGAGTGGAACCGGAAAAATCAATATCAGCGGTTTTAATGGAAAAGGCGTTATTAAAAGATGTCGTAATCAACGTTGACGGCATTGATTTAGTGCCTTCGAATATTTCTTTATCGGGCGTAGAGCTTGAAATTTTTATGAAAATAGGCAGGGAATATATTTTAAAGGACGCTCTTAAGGACGTAAAAGACAAATACGATTATATTTTAATCGACTGCCCGCCTTCTTTAGGTTTAATATCACTTAACGCCCTTGCCGCTTCAGACCGGATAATAGTGCCTATACTTCTTGAAAAGTTTGCCGTGGACGGCCTTTCGGATTTTTTGAATACTTTTGACAGAGTGAAATCAAAAATCAATAATAATCTCGAAATAATGGGATACTTAGCCGTGGGCTATAATAAAAGACTTTCCGTATCTAAACAAATTTATGAATCTGTTTTAAAACCTCAGCTTGGAGATAAAATGTTTAAAACGGTTATTAGAACGGATACTAAATTAAAAGAAGCTCAAGCAATGTGTAAAACGGTTTATACTTACAAAAATAATTCTAAATGCGCGGCGGACTACATCGACCTTGCCAAAGAAATTACGGGAGGTAAATATGGCAAAATTTGA
- a CDS encoding DUF2281 domain-containing protein, with the protein MSGKDLIINEIDRLPEELLPEILDFIKFLEVKEEHTIHSSQVLSERIFEKIWDNAEDAAYDAL; encoded by the coding sequence ATGTCGGGCAAGGATTTAATAATTAATGAAATTGATAGATTGCCGGAAGAACTTCTTCCTGAAATATTGGATTTTATAAAATTTTTAGAAGTTAAAGAAGAACATACGATTCATTCTTCGCAGGTTCTTTCCGAAAGAATTTTTGAAAAGATATGGGATAACGCCGAGGATGCCGCATATGACGCCTTATAA
- a CDS encoding type II toxin-antitoxin system PemK/MazF family toxin → MTPYKKGDIILVPFPFSDQTFSKKRPAVVISSDVYNSRYLDIIIMAVTSNTQNPLRTGECLIEDYASAGLLKPSVIKSAISSIDKSLILKKLGALSSGDLDLLDKTLKELLSL, encoded by the coding sequence ATGACGCCTTATAAAAAGGGCGATATAATTCTCGTCCCCTTTCCTTTTAGCGATCAAACATTTTCTAAAAAAAGACCCGCGGTCGTAATAAGTTCCGATGTTTACAATAGCCGTTATTTAGATATAATTATAATGGCTGTTACAAGCAATACCCAAAATCCCCTTAGAACCGGAGAGTGTCTTATCGAGGATTACGCTTCTGCCGGACTCCTAAAGCCTTCGGTTATTAAGTCCGCTATATCTTCGATAGATAAATCCCTGATTTTGAAAAAATTAGGGGCATTGTCATCCGGCGATTTAGATTTGTTAGATAAAACGCTAAAAGAATTACTATCCTTATAA
- a CDS encoding site-specific integrase, translating into MANIYKRGDIYWYQIRLDGLRYRGSTKTNNKKLAQQIANTIEADLVRKKFSMPVKNNYTFLTAWEQYFNSLNNSKGTVEVKEWISKHFIPAFKDKNIGEITQSNIKDYQLKRKIEIMAMPKNIGKRESEISFAYLNKEILILSNFFNFCIEKELIEKNPAGGVKKLNELSRLKTLSDEDILKLINGASNKLTKDLITFLILSGCRKGEALNLKWDDVDMQNDVIAIKGTKTKYDRYIPISKPLKALLSGIEKKQDCLYVFNKNGAKLGDFKNSFHTACKNAGFKDMHIHDLRHVFASKMVMDGTSLYITGELLGHRTTQMTKRYSHLVPSTLRKAVDDVWNKSSKKD; encoded by the coding sequence ATGGCAAATATTTACAAAAGAGGCGATATTTATTGGTATCAAATCCGTCTTGACGGACTCAGATACCGTGGCTCTACCAAAACCAACAACAAAAAACTCGCTCAGCAAATCGCAAATACAATTGAAGCCGACTTGGTCCGGAAAAAATTCAGCATGCCGGTTAAAAATAATTATACCTTTTTGACTGCATGGGAGCAATATTTTAATTCTTTAAATAATTCGAAAGGAACGGTCGAAGTTAAAGAGTGGATTTCTAAACATTTTATTCCCGCCTTTAAGGATAAAAACATCGGGGAAATTACGCAGTCCAATATTAAGGATTATCAGTTAAAAAGAAAAATAGAAATTATGGCCATGCCGAAAAATATCGGAAAAAGAGAATCTGAAATATCTTTTGCGTATTTAAACAAGGAAATTTTAATTCTTTCCAATTTTTTTAATTTCTGCATTGAAAAGGAACTCATCGAAAAGAATCCGGCAGGCGGCGTTAAAAAACTTAACGAGCTGTCCAGGTTAAAAACTTTATCCGATGAAGATATCTTAAAATTGATTAATGGAGCTTCCAATAAACTTACTAAAGACTTAATAACTTTCTTAATCCTTTCAGGCTGCCGGAAAGGGGAAGCCCTTAACCTCAAATGGGACGACGTGGATATGCAGAACGATGTAATAGCGATAAAAGGAACGAAGACCAAATACGACAGGTATATTCCTATAAGTAAGCCATTAAAAGCTCTTTTGAGTGGCATTGAAAAAAAACAGGACTGTTTATATGTATTTAATAAAAACGGGGCTAAATTAGGCGATTTTAAGAATTCTTTCCATACCGCTTGCAAAAATGCCGGATTTAAGGATATGCATATTCATGACTTAAGACACGTATTTGCAAGTAAAATGGTAATGGACGGGACGTCGCTTTATATTACAGGGGAACTTCTGGGACATAGAACGACGCAGATGACGAAAAGGTATTCGCATTTAGTTCCAAGCACTTTACGTAAGGCCGTTGACGACGTGTGGAATAAGAGCAGCAAAAAAGATTAA
- a CDS encoding site-specific integrase, with protein sequence MGLFKRKNSPYYFMKFQLNGQRIYESTKTKNKKFAEEIFLNRRNEIINGVMPIREKEIERSYTFDDLSGKYIEWMSGRQKGAKVKGYIIGILVKRIGKLKLNQISINDMEQLQSDYLKNDYKISYINKILTVFKAMYNKALDWEMITEEDLKRVRKAKQLKGENKRLRYLSDEEAERLIDSCDNYLKPIVITALNTGMRKSEILQLTWDRVDLKNRIILLDITKNGERREIPINNTLFKTLIDIVRRIDVPYVFFNQKTLKPYDNHKRSFATALRKSRIIDFHFHDLRHTFASQLVMKGIDLTTVKELLGHKDIKMTLRYSHLSQAHIKKAVEILDDRCKIVAVDYKEEIEKL encoded by the coding sequence ATGGGACTTTTCAAAAGAAAAAACAGCCCTTATTATTTTATGAAGTTTCAGCTTAACGGACAGCGTATTTACGAGTCGACAAAAACCAAAAATAAAAAGTTTGCCGAAGAGATTTTTTTAAACAGGCGTAATGAAATTATTAACGGCGTTATGCCTATAAGAGAAAAAGAAATTGAACGTTCTTATACTTTTGATGATTTGTCAGGAAAGTATATTGAATGGATGTCCGGCAGACAGAAAGGGGCTAAGGTAAAAGGCTATATTATCGGTATACTTGTAAAAAGAATCGGCAAACTTAAATTAAATCAAATTTCAATTAACGACATGGAGCAGCTCCAGAGCGATTATCTAAAAAACGATTATAAAATATCTTATATTAATAAGATATTAACGGTATTTAAAGCAATGTATAATAAAGCTTTAGATTGGGAAATGATAACCGAAGAAGATTTGAAGCGGGTCCGGAAAGCAAAGCAGCTTAAAGGCGAAAATAAGCGTTTAAGATATTTATCCGACGAAGAGGCGGAGCGCTTAATTGACAGCTGCGATAACTATTTAAAACCTATCGTTATAACGGCGTTAAATACCGGCATGAGAAAATCGGAAATTCTGCAGTTGACTTGGGATAGGGTTGATTTAAAGAACCGGATAATTTTGCTTGATATAACAAAGAACGGCGAAAGGCGGGAAATACCGATAAATAATACTTTATTTAAAACTCTTATAGATATTGTAAGACGGATAGACGTTCCTTATGTATTCTTTAATCAAAAAACCTTAAAGCCGTATGATAACCATAAACGGAGCTTTGCAACTGCATTAAGGAAGTCTCGTATAATAGACTTTCATTTTCACGATCTAAGGCATACATTCGCAAGTCAATTAGTAATGAAAGGTATTGATTTAACAACCGTTAAAGAGCTTTTAGGGCATAAAGATATAAAAATGACCCTAAGATATTCTCATTTATCGCAAGCTCATATTAAGAAAGCAGTTGAAATTTTAGACGACCGTTGCAAAATCGTTGCAGTAGATTATAAAGAAGAAATTGAAAAGCTTTGA
- a CDS encoding DNA-binding protein, which translates to MKLVGIEKIAEMLDTSPKTIYDWTSTRKIPHYKLGRLVKFDVDAVMVWLETCEVKPYNRGTGGKSLKGGGK; encoded by the coding sequence ATGAAATTAGTCGGAATTGAAAAAATAGCGGAGATGTTAGATACAAGCCCTAAAACTATTTACGACTGGACATCTACGCGTAAAATTCCTCACTATAAATTAGGACGGCTCGTCAAGTTTGATGTTGACGCCGTAATGGTATGGCTTGAAACTTGCGAAGTTAAACCGTATAATAGGGGAACAGGCGGAAAGTCCCTTAAAGGAGGCGGTAAATAA
- a CDS encoding MoxR family ATPase, whose translation MEYLQKIINIKKNLNDYFIKRQEIIDGIFLAIATGKHALLLGPPGVAKSHVLHCVCDHIEGIKYWEYLFTPSTTEEEIMGHWSIKEKSLDRMLRNIEYRLPEAHIAFGDEFFKAKGETLQSLLLAMSDKIYYNPGRLKIPLISFFGASNEKPGQGDSLEALYDRFLLRYELKRLRLKEERLRLYNIDDYCANDLKVSLDDILTLQNDVKKIHLENKIKELFADLIENLELNNIVISERRQIWCLGLLKAQALLNERTEVIEEDIGALYPALWTYTIEQRPVQIELRKILNNRNAVNAF comes from the coding sequence ATGGAATACTTACAAAAAATTATAAACATTAAGAAAAATCTTAATGATTATTTTATTAAAAGGCAGGAAATTATTGACGGTATATTTTTAGCAATAGCAACAGGCAAACACGCATTGCTTTTGGGACCTCCGGGAGTTGCCAAAAGCCATGTTTTGCATTGCGTATGCGACCATATAGAAGGAATAAAATATTGGGAATACTTATTTACGCCTTCAACCACCGAAGAAGAAATAATGGGGCATTGGAGCATAAAAGAAAAGAGCCTGGACAGAATGCTTAGAAATATAGAATATCGTTTGCCGGAGGCGCATATTGCTTTCGGCGATGAGTTTTTTAAGGCGAAGGGAGAAACGCTGCAAAGTTTATTATTGGCAATGAGCGATAAGATTTATTACAATCCGGGAAGACTTAAAATTCCGTTAATAAGTTTTTTTGGAGCTTCAAACGAAAAACCCGGACAGGGGGATTCTTTAGAAGCTTTATACGATAGATTTTTATTGAGATATGAACTGAAAAGATTAAGGCTAAAAGAAGAAAGGCTAAGACTTTATAACATAGACGATTATTGCGCTAATGATTTAAAAGTAAGTTTAGATGATATTTTAACATTGCAAAATGATGTTAAAAAAATTCATTTAGAAAATAAAATAAAAGAATTATTTGCGGATTTGATTGAAAATTTAGAATTAAATAATATAGTGATAAGCGAAAGAAGGCAGATTTGGTGCTTGGGACTTTTAAAAGCCCAGGCTTTATTAAATGAAAGAACCGAAGTAATAGAAGAAGACATCGGAGCCTTATATCCGGCATTATGGACATATACGATAGAGCAAAGACCCGTTCAAATAGAGCTAAGAAAAATACTGAACAATAGAAATGCCGTAAACGCATTTTAA
- a CDS encoding metal-dependent hydrolase: MTRITHMLGGAVIGGLVCKYGIIIGAIAGGLPDIDIKLFGEGKDWNWHLFKHRGITHTLLFAFCLTVISYFILSHFHYSKIYALIIFLALLSHIALDTLNFQEEKPFYPVKTGIYFKILKVETLQEYLFITLPLFLIFIEIIISKYILKN; this comes from the coding sequence ATGACAAGAATAACGCATATGCTCGGCGGAGCGGTAATAGGAGGGTTAGTTTGTAAATACGGAATAATAATAGGGGCAATTGCCGGAGGACTCCCCGACATAGACATAAAATTATTTGGAGAGGGCAAAGATTGGAATTGGCATTTATTTAAACATAGAGGAATTACACACACGCTTTTATTTGCATTTTGTTTAACGGTTATAAGCTATTTTATATTATCGCATTTTCATTACAGTAAAATATATGCGCTAATAATATTTTTAGCATTATTATCGCATATAGCTTTAGACACTTTAAATTTTCAGGAAGAAAAACCTTTTTATCCGGTAAAAACAGGAATTTATTTTAAGATTTTAAAAGTGGAAACATTACAGGAATATTTATTTATAACATTGCCGTTATTTTTAATTTTTATTGAAATTATAATAAGTAAATATATTTTGAAGAACTGA
- a CDS encoding DUF192 domain-containing protein yields MKYIILIIFSISISINTAYAYRASKITIYGQKTFSANVLIANKPKEWILGLMFIRHLDKNTGLLMIMPPAKVAIWMKNMLMPIDCIYILNNRVVNIYKNLPVCATKNCKKYYSDTLVNRVLEVNAGIAEEYGIKKNDKVKLNLN; encoded by the coding sequence ATGAAATATATAATTTTGATAATATTTTCTATAAGCATAAGCATAAACACTGCTTATGCTTATAGGGCAAGTAAAATAACAATATACGGACAAAAGACTTTTAGTGCTAATGTTTTAATAGCAAACAAGCCTAAAGAGTGGATTTTAGGCTTAATGTTTATCAGGCATTTAGATAAAAATACAGGGCTATTGATGATTATGCCGCCGGCAAAAGTGGCAATCTGGATGAAGAATATGCTAATGCCTATCGACTGTATTTATATTCTAAATAACAGAGTAGTTAATATTTATAAAAATCTACCTGTATGCGCAACTAAAAATTGCAAAAAATACTATTCCGATACCCTTGTAAACAGAGTTTTAGAAGTTAATGCGGGAATAGCGGAAGAATACGGTATTAAAAAAAACGATAAAGTTAAATTAAATTTAAATTAG
- a CDS encoding TrbI/VirB10 family protein, translating into MGNNNIEQTPPEETEKNIKNTKKQKTLIIVLFGFAVVVFAIYIFSQLMGLAKKGESQETPIIKKQAQTKKVNKNLKNYLLSFRQKIQKRNIAIAKIEAKHKIKEINKQKEKIKLKKAKLNSKMTVFIYKKKLPKLLKTSLTEKTKKNIISYFNGIPPGTTAYAELTTAVFSYNTKAPAKAKLLQSIYTENHKLVMPAGTIFLGTVSTIHSQDRVNIAFSQAVYPNGETYNINALALSNNGSAGIKGQVNSPALADTLEGVGEAVLGLGSLFFGGNNSNPYSMNDQLKYAAGSSLTNQAANSLANAQANNKTTITVKAGKTIKLIFLNGFNR; encoded by the coding sequence ATGGGAAATAATAATATAGAGCAGACGCCGCCTGAAGAAACAGAAAAAAATATAAAAAATACTAAAAAACAAAAAACTTTAATAATCGTATTATTCGGGTTTGCGGTAGTAGTATTTGCAATTTATATTTTCAGCCAGCTTATGGGACTTGCTAAAAAAGGTGAATCTCAAGAAACGCCTATTATTAAAAAACAGGCGCAAACAAAGAAGGTAAATAAAAACTTAAAAAATTACCTTTTATCTTTCAGGCAGAAGATACAAAAAAGGAATATCGCAATCGCAAAGATAGAAGCAAAACATAAAATCAAGGAAATTAATAAACAGAAAGAAAAAATCAAATTAAAAAAAGCTAAATTAAATTCTAAAATGACGGTATTTATTTATAAGAAAAAATTGCCTAAACTTCTTAAAACGTCTTTAACGGAAAAAACTAAAAAAAATATAATATCGTATTTTAACGGAATACCGCCGGGAACTACGGCATACGCAGAACTTACAACGGCAGTCTTTTCTTATAATACGAAAGCTCCCGCCAAAGCAAAGCTTCTTCAAAGTATATATACGGAGAACCATAAACTTGTTATGCCTGCGGGAACAATATTTTTAGGAACGGTATCGACGATTCATTCACAGGATAGAGTTAATATCGCATTTTCGCAGGCAGTATATCCGAACGGCGAAACTTACAATATTAATGCACTTGCGCTATCAAATAACGGCAGCGCAGGCATAAAGGGACAGGTAAACTCGCCAGCGCTCGCAGACACATTAGAAGGAGTAGGGGAAGCGGTGTTAGGACTCGGAAGTTTATTCTTTGGAGGAAATAATTCTAATCCCTATTCGATGAATGACCAGCTAAAATATGCGGCAGGCTCGTCTTTAACCAATCAGGCGGCAAACAGTCTTGCAAATGCGCAGGCTAATAATAAAACTACTATAACCGTAAAAGCGGGAAAAACAATAAAATTAATATTTTTAAACGGATTTAATAGATGA
- a CDS encoding zinc-ribbon domain and TM2 domain-containing protein, with amino-acid sequence MEEQITMDGPTKFCKDCGEKINAKAEICPKCGVRQEYAVQSGGKSKIAAGLFGIFLGGIGIHKFYLGEIGWGIVYLIFCWTFIPELVGFIEGIIYLTMSDEAFAAKYGK; translated from the coding sequence ATGGAAGAACAAATAACTATGGACGGTCCAACTAAATTTTGCAAGGACTGCGGAGAAAAAATAAACGCAAAAGCCGAAATCTGTCCAAAATGCGGAGTAAGACAGGAATATGCGGTTCAATCCGGCGGCAAAAGTAAAATAGCTGCAGGGCTATTCGGCATTTTCCTCGGAGGTATAGGCATACATAAGTTTTATCTTGGAGAAATCGGGTGGGGCATTGTTTATTTAATTTTTTGTTGGACGTTCATACCGGAACTTGTCGGCTTTATTGAGGGTATAATATATCTTACTATGTCTGACGAAGCGTTTGCGGCAAAATACGGCAAATAA
- a CDS encoding ParB/RepB/Spo0J family partition protein: MKKLNDPLDWIGKDTEDKASVIDINIDEIIVNEQIRNKENVLKDIDELTESIKEFGVNQNLLVMRNNNKDNEYFLIAGERRLEASKRAGLNSVPCLVKNIKEEDILIYQLLENIQRKDLSKPELANVYKQLKEKGLTIRQIAEKIHKSKSYVQEILSICEMPEELKEKITGSTIKKAIEISKIKDEQEKKKLIKNYDSITAGEVKNKRNNLDTNKEENNINLNKDNKEEWGNYKERDQRFNKAVKENYSIIQTDIDHFNDTHTDIKIDIRFDIIDSYFGTDNIVAIYAKDNATASKFIKYLNKFKIKGDE, from the coding sequence ATGAAGAAATTAAACGATCCTTTAGATTGGATTGGCAAAGATACGGAAGATAAAGCAAGCGTTATTGATATAAATATAGATGAAATAATTGTCAATGAGCAGATTAGAAATAAAGAAAATGTTTTGAAAGATATTGACGAACTTACGGAATCAATAAAAGAATTTGGAGTTAATCAAAATCTTTTAGTGATGAGAAATAATAATAAAGATAACGAATATTTTTTGATAGCCGGAGAAAGAAGATTAGAGGCTTCTAAAAGGGCGGGATTAAACAGTGTGCCTTGTCTTGTAAAGAACATTAAAGAAGAAGACATATTGATTTATCAGCTTTTAGAAAATATTCAAAGAAAAGATTTGAGCAAGCCAGAGCTTGCTAATGTTTATAAACAATTGAAGGAAAAAGGATTGACTATTAGACAGATAGCGGAAAAGATTCATAAATCAAAATCGTATGTGCAAGAGATATTAAGTATATGTGAAATGCCTGAAGAATTAAAAGAAAAAATCACGGGCAGCACAATTAAAAAAGCAATCGAAATATCAAAGATTAAAGATGAACAAGAAAAGAAAAAGCTTATTAAAAATTATGACAGCATTACTGCAGGGGAAGTTAAGAATAAAAGAAATAACTTAGATACAAATAAGGAAGAAAATAATATTAATTTAAATAAAGATAATAAAGAAGAATGGGGAAACTATAAAGAAAGAGACCAGCGTTTTAATAAAGCTGTTAAAGAGAATTATTCTATAATCCAAACCGATATAGACCATTTTAACGATACGCATACAGACATTAAAATTGACATAAGATTTGATATTATTGACAGTTATTTTGGCACAGATAATATTGTGGCAATATACGCTAAAGACAATGCAACGGCAAGTAAATTTATTAAGTATTTAAATAAATTTAAAATTAAAGGAGATGAGTAA
- a CDS encoding ParA family protein, whose amino-acid sequence MIIAIMNQKGGVGKTTTAVNLAVALKRNYDNVLLIDIDPQANASIHLGIRETADNSMAAVMSGEKNIKDIIKIADSNLEVAPANIALAGVELQIVNEVGREMILKDIVKDLYHDIIIIDCPPSLGLLSINALVAADKIIVPVLTEYFAMEGLSDFLKTVSMVKKKLNGKLEILGYLATGYANTSISKDILQNLHKHFDNQVFKTIIRVNTSLKEAPGTGKSIFYYKKNCRGYEDYEKLGEEVSQIIKSRNREIL is encoded by the coding sequence ATGATAATTGCTATTATGAATCAGAAAGGCGGAGTAGGTAAAACAACGACGGCGGTAAATCTTGCCGTTGCATTAAAAAGAAATTACGACAATGTATTATTAATTGATATAGACCCGCAGGCAAACGCAAGTATTCATTTAGGAATTAGAGAAACCGCAGATAATTCAATGGCAGCGGTAATGTCAGGAGAAAAAAACATTAAGGATATAATAAAAATCGCAGATTCAAATTTAGAAGTAGCGCCGGCGAATATAGCGCTTGCAGGAGTTGAGCTGCAAATAGTAAACGAAGTCGGCAGAGAAATGATTTTGAAAGATATCGTAAAAGATTTATACCACGATATTATTATTATTGATTGTCCGCCGAGCTTGGGCTTATTGTCTATAAACGCTTTAGTAGCGGCGGATAAAATAATAGTGCCGGTTTTAACTGAATATTTTGCAATGGAAGGATTGTCTGATTTTCTAAAAACGGTAAGCATGGTTAAGAAGAAACTTAACGGCAAACTTGAAATATTAGGCTATCTTGCCACAGGTTATGCAAATACTTCAATATCAAAAGATATACTGCAAAATTTGCATAAACATTTTGATAATCAAGTTTTTAAAACTATTATCAGGGTAAATACTTCTTTAAAGGAAGCTCCGGGAACCGGCAAAAGCATATTTTATTATAAGAAAAATTGCAGAGGTTATGAAGATTATGAAAAACTCGGAGAAGAAGTCAGTCAAATAATTAAAAGTAGAAACAGGGAGATTTTATGA
- a CDS encoding XRE family transcriptional regulator, with protein sequence MSKEIKDKNLKLLKSIGEKLRSKRKELKISQGKIADLLDISDTQIYKYELGYSLIPLDNLLKLCELFNVDIHYFLGDIKKEKQENISVINYPSNPEFAKRVVMLKEIYDFNYEDLNLGVNNCIDSMYAILKNREKQGRDRETPKKKKNANS encoded by the coding sequence ATGTCAAAAGAAATTAAGGATAAAAATCTTAAATTATTAAAATCAATAGGTGAAAAATTAAGAAGTAAACGTAAGGAACTTAAAATTTCTCAAGGAAAAATAGCAGATTTGCTTGATATCAGCGATACGCAGATTTATAAATATGAGCTTGGCTATTCTTTAATACCCTTAGATAACTTACTTAAGCTTTGCGAATTATTTAACGTAGATATACATTATTTTTTAGGAGATATTAAAAAAGAAAAACAAGAAAATATTTCTGTCATTAATTATCCGTCTAATCCGGAGTTTGCAAAAAGAGTCGTGATGTTAAAAGAAATATACGATTTTAATTATGAAGATTTAAATCTTGGTGTAAATAATTGCATAGATTCAATGTATGCAATATTAAAAAACCGGGAGAAGCAGGGAAGAGATAGAGAAACTCCTAAAAAAAAGAAGAATGCGAATAGCTAA